One window from the genome of Thalassospira xiamenensis M-5 = DSM 17429 encodes:
- the lnt gene encoding apolipoprotein N-acyltransferase, with amino-acid sequence MIDRLAARLANLSGWRRRFLWLVSGAVAVLALPPFFFLPALPVAFAILLWSLEGVKCNKGALSAGWWFGAGHFAAGFYWISHAFLVQPEIYGWMIPFALLGLGGGLAIFPMVAVWASWRLTRQIIGRAIMLATLWAVAEFLRGHVLTGFPWNLLAHVWAFDPAPMQFASIVGVYGLSVFTALFATLPATFIAGRVGRISAIAGIMIAVLLWGGGAIRLSLVGPATADATVSDYLPVIQVVQPNIPQREKWIPELQDQHFAKLLRLSRRPVDMAPDRKRIVIWPETAATFFVEAQPVRRLQMASVLGPDDILITGAPRTYPRDTNEFKVWNAVQVLDSNGEIVASFDKFHLVPFGEYVPLREWIPIPKLTAGRTDFSFGEGPQTLEVAGMPSFSPLICYEVIFPGAVIDDANQPDWLLNVTNDGWFGKSAGPYQHLAAARFRSIEEGRPLVRAAYTGVSGMYDAYGRELAKLPLRTEEIMVHPLSGVYNHTTVYYLWRDILFYGIVTFLAVLVLGYSRLFKSLKAAV; translated from the coding sequence ATGATTGACAGACTAGCGGCGCGCCTCGCCAACCTTTCGGGTTGGCGCAGGCGCTTCCTGTGGTTGGTGTCTGGGGCGGTTGCGGTTTTGGCGTTACCGCCTTTCTTCTTTTTGCCGGCCTTGCCAGTGGCTTTTGCCATACTGCTCTGGTCGCTTGAGGGGGTTAAGTGCAACAAGGGGGCGCTGTCCGCCGGTTGGTGGTTTGGTGCCGGGCATTTTGCCGCTGGGTTCTATTGGATCAGTCATGCGTTTCTGGTTCAGCCGGAAATCTATGGATGGATGATTCCATTTGCTCTTTTGGGGCTAGGCGGCGGGCTGGCAATTTTCCCGATGGTCGCCGTTTGGGCAAGCTGGCGGTTGACGCGGCAAATCATTGGTCGTGCCATAATGCTGGCAACTCTTTGGGCTGTGGCGGAATTCCTGCGGGGCCATGTATTGACCGGATTTCCGTGGAATTTGCTGGCGCATGTCTGGGCTTTTGATCCAGCACCAATGCAGTTTGCCTCGATTGTCGGTGTTTACGGTCTATCCGTATTCACGGCTTTGTTTGCGACCCTGCCGGCAACGTTTATTGCCGGGCGCGTGGGCAGAATAAGTGCCATTGCCGGCATTATGATTGCGGTTCTGCTGTGGGGCGGTGGTGCCATTCGTTTGTCGCTGGTTGGTCCCGCGACAGCCGACGCAACGGTTTCTGACTATCTGCCCGTCATTCAGGTTGTTCAACCCAATATTCCCCAACGTGAAAAGTGGATTCCCGAACTTCAGGATCAGCATTTCGCAAAATTGCTGCGATTGTCGCGTCGCCCGGTTGATATGGCACCAGATCGAAAACGTATCGTGATTTGGCCAGAAACGGCTGCAACATTCTTTGTGGAAGCCCAACCTGTTCGTAGGTTGCAAATGGCATCGGTTCTTGGACCTGATGATATCCTGATTACCGGGGCACCTAGGACCTATCCGCGGGATACGAATGAATTCAAGGTTTGGAACGCCGTTCAGGTTCTTGACAGCAACGGGGAAATTGTTGCGAGTTTTGACAAGTTTCATCTTGTGCCATTTGGCGAATATGTACCTCTCAGAGAATGGATTCCGATCCCTAAGCTGACTGCTGGCCGCACAGATTTTTCATTTGGTGAAGGGCCACAGACCCTTGAAGTGGCCGGGATGCCAAGCTTCTCGCCGTTGATATGCTACGAGGTCATTTTCCCGGGCGCTGTTATTGACGATGCAAATCAGCCTGACTGGCTGCTCAATGTTACCAATGACGGGTGGTTTGGCAAAAGTGCTGGTCCGTATCAGCATCTGGCAGCCGCACGGTTCCGCAGCATCGAAGAAGGCCGACCGCTGGTGCGCGCGGCCTATACCGGCGTATCGGGAATGTATGACGCCTATGGTCGGGAACTGGCAAAACTCCCCTTAAGAACAGAGGAGATCATGGTTCACCCCCTTTCGGGGGTGTATAACCATACCACAGTATATTATTTGTGGCGCGATATTCTATTTTACGGTATTGTAACCTTTCTAGCCGTTCTCGTTTTGGGATATAGTAGGTTATTCAAATCCCTTAAAGCGGCTGTGTGA